In Campylobacter vicugnae, a genomic segment contains:
- a CDS encoding quinone-dependent dihydroorotate dehydrogenase — translation MDYSDIKKIFFKLNPENAHKIAEFGMRISTKIPFVSDYLVDNFCFIDTKLSQNIFGLNFLNPVGLAGGFDKNATMIIPLSAMGFGFLEYGTLTPKPQDGNPKPRLFRLIEEKSIQNAMGFNNDGLDKIKARASKVYPFSIPLIANIGKNKITPNDMAIKDYEILVKGLDSCCDAFVINISSPNTPNLRDLQSESFINELFAALSNLTKKPLILKIAPDMSIDSAISLCLTAANAGFKGIIINNTSVDYSLTTKAKDFGGISGQLIKDKSKELFKEVAKELYGKAVLISCGGIDNGQDAYERIKMGASLVQIYTSFIYEGPSICKNINSQILNLALSEGYENISQAVGANLRR, via the coding sequence ATGGACTATAGTGATATTAAAAAAATTTTTTTCAAACTAAACCCAGAAAATGCCCATAAAATAGCTGAATTTGGAATGAGAATATCTACAAAAATTCCATTTGTTAGTGACTATTTAGTGGATAATTTTTGCTTTATTGATACTAAATTATCACAAAATATTTTTGGGCTTAACTTCTTAAATCCTGTTGGACTTGCTGGTGGATTTGATAAAAATGCTACAATGATTATACCTCTATCTGCGATGGGGTTTGGATTTTTAGAATATGGTACTCTTACACCAAAACCTCAAGATGGTAATCCAAAGCCAAGATTATTTCGTCTAATAGAGGAAAAAAGCATACAAAACGCCATGGGATTTAATAACGATGGCTTAGATAAGATTAAAGCTAGAGCCTCAAAGGTATATCCTTTTAGTATCCCTCTTATTGCTAATATTGGCAAAAATAAGATTACGCCAAATGATATGGCTATTAAAGATTATGAAATTTTGGTTAAAGGGCTTGATAGTTGTTGTGATGCATTTGTTATCAATATTAGTTCTCCAAATACACCAAATTTAAGAGATTTACAAAGCGAGTCTTTTATAAATGAGCTATTTGCTGCCTTAAGTAATTTAACCAAAAAACCATTAATCCTAAAAATAGCCCCAGATATGAGTATAGACTCAGCCATATCTCTTTGTTTAACAGCTGCAAATGCCGGATTTAAAGGTATTATAATCAACAATACCAGCGTTGATTACTCACTTACTACTAAAGCAAAAGATTTTGGCGGTATCAGTGGTCAGCTTATTAAAGATAAAAGCAAAGAGCTATTTAAAGAGGTTGCTAAAGAGCTTTATGGTAAAGCTGTACTTATTAGCTGTGGTGGAATTGATAATGGTCAAGATGCATATGAGAGAATTAAAATGGGTGCTAGCCTAGTACAAATATATACTAGCTTTATATATGAAGGTCCAAGTATTTGCAAAAATATTAATAGTCAAATATTAAATTTAGCCTTAAGCGAGGGATATGAAAATATTTCTCAAGCAGTTGGCGCTAATCTAAGGAGATAA